The window GTCCGAGTGGGCGCAATGCCCGTTCGAAGCGCTGGGTGTATGCCTGCGAGATCTGCCAAATCAGGTAGCCGATGCGCTCACTGGGATCCTTCACCGCCACCGATGCCCCTCCATGCGTAAGGTAGCTTATATAAGCCACCTTACACGATCAAGCCGAGGGACCATGCTCAGCACTCCGTCCACAAGTCAAAGTCCTATCCCTGATAGCGACCCGGGGCCGGGGCGACACCGCCACCACCCAGGTCCGCAGAGTGACGCCCCACCCGGGCGGCCGGGGCTGACCGGTCCGCAGGCGGTGCTCAAGCCCGTGATCTCTGTGCTGACCATCGGCCTGGTCTTCGTCAGCGTTTTCCTCGCCGCCTTCCATACGCCCCAGGCGCACCGGCTGCCGGTCGCCGTCGCCGCGTCAGACAAGACCGCGGCACAATTCGACGTCCGGCTGCAGCGTGTCTCGCCGGACGGCTTCCAGGTCGACCGGTACCCGGACAACGCCTCAGCCCGTTGGGCGGTTGAGCACCGCGAGGCGTATGCCGCGTTGTTGGCCGACGGCGGCGAGCCCAAGATCGTGTATGCGGGTGCGAACGGCCCCGCAGTGTCCGCGCTGGTGGCGCCGCTCGCCAGTCTGTGCGCCCCGGGCTGTCGGCCGGCGGGGGAGAAGTGGCCCGTGACCGACATCCTTCCGCTGTCGAGTGGAGACAACCGGGGTCTATCGGTCTTCTATGCGTCATTCGGGTTGGTGCTGGCAGGGTTTCTCTTCGGTCAGTTGACCTACCAAGTGGCACCGCGCCTCTCCTTCGGGCAGCGCGTGAGCAGTCTGGCGCTGTTCGCGGTTGTTGGCGGGCTGGCGACAGCACTCATTGCGAGTACGGCCTTCGGAGCCATACCCGGTCCCTTTCTGGGCATCGCTGGGCTTGTGGCGCTGATGGCGGGGGCTGTGGCGGCGGCCACCATACTTTTGATCCGGATCTTCGGCGCGATCGGAGTTCTGCTTGCGTCGATCTTCATGATCGTGATGGGCAACGCCAGCAGCGGTGGGGTGCTGCCGCCCGAATTTCTGCCTGGTTGGCTGAAGCCACTCACCTCGGTGATGCCTCCGGGCGTAGGCGTCCGCGCACTGGACGGGATCGCCTACTTCCACCACGACGGGCTGGTCAGCGGTGTTGTGGTGCTGTCGGCATGGATCGCTCTTTGTGTCGCGGCGCTGTTCTTCCTCGACCGGATCGCCGCATCTGCCGCGATCCTGCACGCCGCGAGGCCGTGAGGGCGCCGATAGATACCGAAGTCGGCCCGGTGCCCCGCAAGCCGGCCAGGTGCGGCGCGTGCGGCCGCCACTGCCACTTCCTGCGGCCGGTGCGGTAGATGCCAAAGCCGTCCGATGGCCGGCTCGCCGATCCGGAGAAGGAGTTGGCGCTGGGTCCGGCCATGCATGGCCGGGAGGACTGGTGGTGGCCCCTGGCCCGGATCAGGGTGCTGATCGCCTGGAGGTTCCGAATCGACTGCCCGCCGGCGGCGGTGTGGCGGCTGCTGCACATGCATGGCCGGTCCCGGCAGTGTCCCGCCCCCGGTCTGTGGGGCGCGACGAGTGCGCGGTGAGCCTGCGGAAGAAGGACGTGTGGCCACCGGCCGCCAAACCCGCGCTGCCGGACACCGCACCTGGATGCAGGCAGGTGATTGAGCGTCAAACGCCGTTGTCAGTGCCTCCCAATAAAGTGAAGACATCACTCGGGGAGCCTCGGAGGGGGAGCACAAACGTGTCCGCAAACAAGATCCAGCACAAGGTGAATCACGTCGCGCTGGTAGTGGACTGTTCAGGTTCGATGCGACCGCACCAGAGTCAACTCATTCGAGTTGTGGACGAGTTCGTGGCGGGGTTGAAGGCCGAGTCGGACAGCCTCGGCCACGAGACACGGATCAGCCTCTACTCGTTCGACCACAAGGTGGAGAATCTGGTCTGGGACATGGACGTGAAGCATCTGCCGTCCATGCGGGGGCTGTACCAGGTCAACAATGGCGCTACGGCCCTCATCGAGGCTTCTCTGAAGTCCCTGGACGACCTGGGCCATATTTGGGAGGAATACGGCGAGCACAGCTTCCTCCAGATCGTCGTGACGGACGGTGAGGAGAACGCCTCCGGCGGCGACAGGCGGCACGACGGCGACATGGCCGTCCTCGGCCCCTGGCTCGACAAGATCGCGGCGAAGATGAGCGGGCTTGCGGACCACTGGACTTCCGCGATCCTCGTTCCGAACTCCCTGGCCAAGCGCACCGCCCAGAACTACGGTTTCCCGGCCGGGAACATCGCCATCTGGGATGCGGATTCCCAGAAGGGCGTCGAGGAGGCGATCGGCACCGTGCGCGCTGCCGCCACCAGCTTCCTGCGCGGGCGCGAGCAGGGGGTGCGCGGCACGAAGAACCTGTTCGCCGTCGGCCAGGACATATCGGTTGCCGAGGTGCGGGCGAACCTCGAACCGATTCCGGCCGACAAGTACCGGCTCCTGAAAGTCGACAAGGAAGTCGAGATTCGTCCCTTCGTCAACTCACATCCGGGCGTGACGTACGAACGTGGTTCGTGTTACTACCAGTTGGGCGCCCGGGCTCAGGTTCAGCAGAACAAGGAAGTCGTTGTTGTCGAGAAGGACACCGACCGCGCCTATACGGGCGACGCGGCACGCAGCCTTTTGTTCGGTACGGATGTCCAGGGGACCGTCTCCGTGAAGGCGGGGAACAATCCCAAGTTGGAGGTGTATGTGCAGAGCCGTTCGGTGAATAGGAAGCTCAAGCCGGATACACGTCTGCTCATCATGCTCTGAAATCAATGAGCGAAGAGCGGGGTTGGTCCGGGAGAGGCCTGCTCCCGTTGCTCGACACCGCCGTGAGCAGCAGGTGTCGCCCCGTGCGGTCACTGGTGGCACGCGGCGGCGCGGAGGCCGGGGTGTGTTCACAGACACTGACAGCGACGCCTGTCCCGCATCTTGACGAAGTGGGTGCCCCTGGCGCCCGCACCAGCCCAAAGGGGCAGGTATTTGTGCACGTTCGGCGGCTCTGTCGTAGATCTCGTGACGTCTACCTGGGAGAGTCCGCCAGTGCGCACAGCTCATCGATGAACCGGCTCGGCGGCGAGGGCTGGAACCGGGCGTCCGTCCACTGATGCCACAGGCCTGCGGGGGCGAGGAAGGGGGCGGCGTGTTCGGTTCCAGCCTGACTGTCGATGTGGAGGAGCGCGCTGATGGCCCAGTGCTGGTCGTACTGACAGTCAGGCTGTTGGAGATAGCGTTCCAGGTATGCCGTCAGGTACAGGGCATCTTCCTCCGCGCAGAAGCGTGCGAGAGCGAAGCAGTAGCCCTGACCCGAGAAGCACAGCTGGCTGGCGAGAAGCAGGTCACCCAGCACGTCTCGGAAGTGCTGACGGCGGTCCACACCGATCAGCCAGGCAGCGGTGAGGCGGGAGCGCCATTCGCTCTCCAGGAGGATTTCGAGTTCCTCATCGGTGATCGCCTGGGCGGCCGAGCGCAGTGATTGGAGAAAGACTGTGCGCTCACGCTCGTCGTCACGGGTGAAGTTGGCGTGAAGGAGGTGGAGGTAGCGCCCGATGTCGTTGGTTGTGGGCTTGACGTAGCGATCGATGACGTCGAGCAGTTCGGGGTCCGAGGAACGAGGAACGCGCATGACGGCATCTTCCCGTTCGCCGTTGGTCTGCGGCCAGCTGATTCCGGGGCCGGCTCGGGGCGGGAGCCGTGAGCTCACGTGCGGGACACCTCAGGCTCGGAGGAGTAATGCGGGTGCGGAGGAGGCCGAGTTTGGCCCGACCGTAGCCGACGCGTTTGAAGAGCTTGACCCTGGTCACCTGGTGCTCGACCTGGCCGGAGCCCCAGAGGGAGGAGCCCGTCGGTGAACCGTCGTAGGGCGGGCAGATCGTGCTGTCTGACCTGCTCCATCCATCCTTCGAGGTCTTCGCCGCGGTGCTCTTGCATGAGCGCGCCGAAGCTTCGGACGTGCTCGACGGCGGCGTCGAGTTCGGGGCAGGCCGCCCAAACCTCCTTCAGGCCCACGGCCTCGTCGGGGCGAAGGCGCTCGGGGCGGCTCATGATCCAGCGCAGGGTTCTCCTGGGGTGATCGTGTCCGGGGAATCGACACGCTGCCATCGTGGGCGGACCTGCATCTCCTGTGACCTGACCTGACCTGACCTGACCTGACCTGACCTGACCCGGCGCAAGTGCTCTGACGAGGTCAAAGGCGGCCCGTAGGCCGACCGCGGAGGCGGATATGACCCCGTCGATGGACAGAGTCGTGCTCTTGCGCGGCGAGCGAGCCGCTCGGCGTCGGCAGCATCGACGGCGCTCAGCCCATGAGCGGTGTGTTCACGAGCGTTTCCTCCCGGAGCGGGAGGGTTCAGATGGCGGTGCGGCCGCCGTCGACGGCGACGGTCGCGCCGGTGACGTAGCCGGCTTTCGGCGAGGCGAGAAATGCCACGACCTCGGCGATCTCGGCGGGGTCGGCCGCGCGCTTCATCGCGGTGGTTTCGGCGATCGTGTCGAACAGCTCGCGGGGCGCGCCTGGGGTGTAGACCGGGCCGGGGGCGACGGTGTTGAAGCGGACGCCGCGGCCGCTGTACTCGGCCGTCCAGCTCTGCGTCAGGGAGGCCAGCGCGGCCTTGGTCGCGCCGTACGCGGCTGCCCTGGCCAGGCCGAGGCTGCCGGCCATGCTGCCCATGTTGATCACGCTGCCCGATCCCTTCGCCGCCATCGCCGGGGCGAACGCCGCCACGAGGAAGAAGGCCGCGCGGACGTTGCCGGCGAACATCGCGTCGTAGTCGGAGACCTTCATCTCCTCGGTCGGGGCCCAGACGGCATGCCCTGCGTTGTTGACCAGGACGTCGATCTCGCCGACTTCGGCGGCGAGCCGGTCGATGCCGGCCGGATCCTCGAGGTCCGCCTGGACGAACCGGGCCTCGCCGCCGGCGGCGGTGATCTCGTCGACGGTCTCGGCGCCGCGCTGGGCGTTGCGGCCGGTCACGACGACGGACATTCCGTCGGCGGCCAGCCGCTCGGCGACCGCCCGGCCGATGCCGGAGGTGGCCCCGGTGACGAGGGCGGTGAGGGGGCGCAGGTCGAGGTCTTCGTGCTTCACAGACATGAGGTGCTCCTTGCGGAATTGTTGTCCGGACCGATCTGTCCGGGAACGGGCGGCGACGCCCGGACACCAGTCGGCGTCGATCTCGCGGCGCCGAGGCAGCGCGGTCTCGTCGGCCCCGACCCGCCCGAGCCGTACCTGCTCGGACAATGCGGCCGCTCGCGGGGTTCGTAGTTCATCACCGCCGATGGTCAGCGACCTGGTGAAACGCCGGTACCGCAGCACCTCCGCTGCCCGCAGGCCGGCCGGCGAGGCATCACTGTCACGATACGGTCGTCCCGCCGCAGGGAAGCGGCGTCCGTCTCGTCCGACACGGGGCTCCACCCCTTGGTCGGTACGTCGGCTCAGTCGACGACGAGGCGGATGCGGCAGTCAGAGAGAACCGTTCGCTTCGCGTGGGAGTATCTGGCGCCATGAGGGCGTCCCCTTCGGTACGGAGTGTGCGTGCGGTGGTGTTCGCCGTGCTGGGCGTGTTGCTGGCTGCCGGGGGCCATGCGCTGGCGACGGGGGCGGCACCACCGGTATGGGTGCAGGCCGTCGGGTTCGTGCCCGTCTTCGCGGGCGGCTGCCTGCTGGGTGGCCGGGAGCGGTCGCTGGCGGGCATCGGTGGTGGGACGCTTGCCGCCCAGGGCGGGCTGCACGTCGCATTCGACGCCGGACGGCCTCATGCTGTGCTGGGCATGCAGGGCCTGCGCATGGCCCATCAGCATGCGTTGACGCCTCACGCAACCGCGGTCCATGTCGCGACGGCCGTCCTCGTGACCTGGTGGCTGCGACGCGGCGAGGCCGCGCTGTGGTCCCTGCTGCGCCGGGCGGTCGCGTGGGTACCGGGGCTGGTGGTCCGGTGGCACGTACGGAGAGGGCTGTGTGTCGCACCGGTCTCAGTGGGCTTCGTGCACGGGATCGCAGGTGAGCTGCGGCCGACCCGGCAGGTGCTGCTGCGGCATGCCGTCCACCGTCGAGGACCGCCCACCAGGAGCCCGTACGCGCCCTGAATCCACTGACCCCAGTACGGAGTTCCAGTCATGTTCTCGACACGCACCGCCCTGCGCCGGGCAGGCACCGTTGCCGCCCTCGCGGCCGCCGGCGTCCTGACCGCCGCGGGCGTCGCCTTCGCGCACGTCACCGTCCACCCCGACAGCTACGCCAAGGGCGCCACGGACGGCGTCCTCACCTTCCGCGTGCCCAATGAGGAGGACACTGCCGACACCACCAAGGTGCAGGTCTTCCTGCCCACCGACCACCCGGTCCTGGGCGTACTCGTCACCCCTCAGGACAGCTGGACCGCGAAGGTGACGACCACCAGGCTCAAGACCCCCGTCAAGACCGACGACGGCACCATTACCGACGCCGTCTCCCAGATCACCTGGTCCGGGGGACGGATCCGATCCGGCGAGTACCAGGACTTCGATGTCGCCTTCGGCCAGTTGCCGGACGACACCGATCAGTTGGGCTTCAAGACGCTGCAGACCTATTCCGACGGCAAGGTCGTCCGTTGGATCGAGGAGACGCAGAAGGGCGCGGAGGAGCCGGAGAGCCCGGCGCCCGTCCTCAAGCTCACCGCCGGCACCGCGGGCGACGAGAGCGCACCCATGACTGCCTCGCCCTCGGAGCCGAAGGCCACAGCCAAGGCGTCGAGCAGTGACTCGACCGCACGCGGCCTCGGCATCGCCGGGCTTGTCGCGGGCGTTCTGGGGCTGGTCGCAGCCGGGGTGGCCATCGCTCGTGGCCGCAGCGCCCGCTCCTCCTAGCCGGGGCGCGCAAGCACGGTTCCGTCGGCGTCGAGTTCCGCCGACGGGACCGTGCTGCCGCTCGTCCACACCGACGCCGAACGCGGGGCGGCTCTGCGGAGCTGTGCGGCCGGCCCTGCCACGCCGGCGGCGCTCGAGTACGCAGCCGCGGCAGCGTGGACGGCCGCCCCCGTGGCCACCTGCGCGGTCCACGGCGTGGTGCTACGGTGCCGTCCGAGCCGGCGGGCAGGGGGAGTGCGCATGGAGTGGGGGACGTTGGTTGCGACGCTGGGCGGCGCCGTGATCGCGATATCGGGAACCGTTCTGGCCGACCGTCTGCGCACGCGACAGGAGGTCGACCGCGGCCTCGGCGCGCGGCGCCGCGAGGCGTACATCGATTTCATCGCTGCCGCGGGCGCCGCGCATACGCAGCTGCGCCGGCTCGCGCAGGCCCCTGATGCCGCCACTGACCTGGAGTCGGCCAGCCGCGCGGCCTTGACCGACGCCAGGCTCTACGAGGTACGGGAGAGGCTGTTCATCGACGCCAGCGCGACGGTTGCCGGCGCGGGCCAGGCGATGTTCGAGCAGCTTCGTGCATTGCGCAGCGCCGTCGCCGCGGGGGCGCCTGTCTCCTCGCCCACCTTCCACGACGCCTACCACCCGTACATCGCGAGCGTGTGGGCGTACCGAGTCGCGGTCCGCGACGAACTGGAGGGGCAGTCCCTGGTACCTGCCGTCTTCGGCTGGCACGCCTGGGACGGCAAGGAGCGATGCCCCTTGTGCAACAGAGACCTGGCGGGCACGGGCTGACCCGTGTTTCCTCCGGGGTGACGCACGGCGGTCAGCTTCTACTAGCCGACCGGTCTAGTAAGTGATGGTCGACCGGTCGTACACTCGCGACATGGGACGGACAAGTGACGCCAAAGAGAAGATCCTCAGTGCCGCGCAGTCGCTGATCGAGTTGCGCGGGTACTCGGCGCTGGGCGTGGCCGAGATCTGCAAGGCGGCCGATGTCCCCAAGGGCAGCTTCTACTATTTCTTCGAGTCCAAGGAGGCCCTTGCCCTGGCCGTCATCGACGAGCACTGGGCCGGCCAGAAGCAGGACTGGACGGGCATCCTGACCAGCGACGCAGAACCACTGGACCGGCTGCGGAAGCTGTTCGAGGTGACGGAGGAGGGCCAGCGCGCCGGCCAGCAGAGCTGCGGCACCGTCTCGGGCTGCCTGTTCGGGAATCTCACCCTGGAGATGAGCAACCAGACCGAGGCCATCCGCACCCGACTGCAGGAGATCTTCGACGCACAGGTCGAGATGGTCGACTCGGTCATCACCGAGGCTCTTGAACGCGACGAGGTCACCGTGACCGACACCCGGGAAGCCGCACGGTCCGTCGTCGCCCAGCTCGAGGGCCAGGTGCTGTTCGCCAAGCTCTACAACAACACCCACCGGCTCAGCCCCCTGTGGGCGAACTGCCTGGCCCTGCTCGGTGCTCGCGCACCGCAGGGGGCACTGGCGGGCAGCTGACACTCCCGCCCGGCGCGGCGGGCGGCACCGGGGGCTGAACGGCGGGCGGCAAGGGGCGTCAAGGGCGATCGGTCCGAGCCGACGTGGTTTCCGCCGGTGCGGACCGCCATCAGGGGACCGTGCTCCGCGCAACGGCCAGGTGGTGCGGGAAGCCGATCCGCAGGACGGCGGCGGCACCGGCGGCGGCGAGGACCACCAGGGCGGCCAGGACCAGGGCTTGGTGGTAGCCGTGGTGAAGCAGTGGGGTGACGACCAGCGGGCCGAGTATCTGGCCCACCGAGTAGCCGGCGGTCAGCAGGGCGACCGACCGGGGGAACTGCAGGTGGGTTCCCGCAGCCAGGGCGATGGTGCTGACGCCGAGGAACGTCGCGCCGAACAGCAGCGAGGAGACCAAGGCGGCCGTCACGCCGCCGATCAGCGCGGGGAGGGCGATGCCGACCGCCTGGATGACGAGGGCGGCGCACAACAGGTCGGGGC is drawn from Streptomyces sp. NBC_01717 and contains these coding sequences:
- a CDS encoding SDR family NAD(P)-dependent oxidoreductase translates to MSVKHEDLDLRPLTALVTGATSGIGRAVAERLAADGMSVVVTGRNAQRGAETVDEITAAGGEARFVQADLEDPAGIDRLAAEVGEIDVLVNNAGHAVWAPTEEMKVSDYDAMFAGNVRAAFFLVAAFAPAMAAKGSGSVINMGSMAGSLGLARAAAYGATKAALASLTQSWTAEYSGRGVRFNTVAPGPVYTPGAPRELFDTIAETTAMKRAADPAEIAEVVAFLASPKAGYVTGATVAVDGGRTAI
- a CDS encoding TetR/AcrR family transcriptional regulator produces the protein MGRTSDAKEKILSAAQSLIELRGYSALGVAEICKAADVPKGSFYYFFESKEALALAVIDEHWAGQKQDWTGILTSDAEPLDRLRKLFEVTEEGQRAGQQSCGTVSGCLFGNLTLEMSNQTEAIRTRLQEIFDAQVEMVDSVITEALERDEVTVTDTREAARSVVAQLEGQVLFAKLYNNTHRLSPLWANCLALLGARAPQGALAGS
- a CDS encoding vWA domain-containing protein, producing the protein MSANKIQHKVNHVALVVDCSGSMRPHQSQLIRVVDEFVAGLKAESDSLGHETRISLYSFDHKVENLVWDMDVKHLPSMRGLYQVNNGATALIEASLKSLDDLGHIWEEYGEHSFLQIVVTDGEENASGGDRRHDGDMAVLGPWLDKIAAKMSGLADHWTSAILVPNSLAKRTAQNYGFPAGNIAIWDADSQKGVEEAIGTVRAAATSFLRGREQGVRGTKNLFAVGQDISVAEVRANLEPIPADKYRLLKVDKEVEIRPFVNSHPGVTYERGSCYYQLGARAQVQQNKEVVVVEKDTDRAYTGDAARSLLFGTDVQGTVSVKAGNNPKLEVYVQSRSVNRKLKPDTRLLIML
- a CDS encoding YcnI family copper-binding membrane protein; translated protein: MFSTRTALRRAGTVAALAAAGVLTAAGVAFAHVTVHPDSYAKGATDGVLTFRVPNEEDTADTTKVQVFLPTDHPVLGVLVTPQDSWTAKVTTTRLKTPVKTDDGTITDAVSQITWSGGRIRSGEYQDFDVAFGQLPDDTDQLGFKTLQTYSDGKVVRWIEETQKGAEEPESPAPVLKLTAGTAGDESAPMTASPSEPKATAKASSSDSTARGLGIAGLVAGVLGLVAAGVAIARGRSARSS
- a CDS encoding CchlQ, which translates into the protein MEWGTLVATLGGAVIAISGTVLADRLRTRQEVDRGLGARRREAYIDFIAAAGAAHTQLRRLAQAPDAATDLESASRAALTDARLYEVRERLFIDASATVAGAGQAMFEQLRALRSAVAAGAPVSSPTFHDAYHPYIASVWAYRVAVRDELEGQSLVPAVFGWHAWDGKERCPLCNRDLAGTG
- a CDS encoding DUF6000 family protein, yielding MRVPRSSDPELLDVIDRYVKPTTNDIGRYLHLLHANFTRDDERERTVFLQSLRSAAQAITDEELEILLESEWRSRLTAAWLIGVDRRQHFRDVLGDLLLASQLCFSGQGYCFALARFCAEEDALYLTAYLERYLQQPDCQYDQHWAISALLHIDSQAGTEHAAPFLAPAGLWHQWTDARFQPSPPSRFIDELCALADSPR
- a CDS encoding ABC transporter permease yields the protein MISVLTIGLVFVSVFLAAFHTPQAHRLPVAVAASDKTAAQFDVRLQRVSPDGFQVDRYPDNASARWAVEHREAYAALLADGGEPKIVYAGANGPAVSALVAPLASLCAPGCRPAGEKWPVTDILPLSSGDNRGLSVFYASFGLVLAGFLFGQLTYQVAPRLSFGQRVSSLALFAVVGGLATALIASTAFGAIPGPFLGIAGLVALMAGAVAAATILLIRIFGAIGVLLASIFMIVMGNASSGGVLPPEFLPGWLKPLTSVMPPGVGVRALDGIAYFHHDGLVSGVVVLSAWIALCVAALFFLDRIAASAAILHAARP